The following proteins are co-located in the Castanea sativa cultivar Marrone di Chiusa Pesio chromosome 8, ASM4071231v1 genome:
- the LOC142607168 gene encoding pentatricopeptide repeat-containing protein At5g59600-like, translating to MKTLLLKSFNTFPNWFATCLHKCLKEKALRPGKQVHATLLTSGMDMKVLSMNSKLVGMYASCGDVRSARMVFDNIQNPNVFALNWMVLACAFNGYYEEAIGYFCLMQELGNVGNKFTFSILLKACVGLMDVKKGKEVHAVGKKMGFVDEVSVANALIDMYCKCGRVCYAQRVFDRMVKRDVATWTSLICGYCNIGKTGKALDLFQRMKLEELEPNDFTWNAMIAGYARGGDIKGAFALFSRMTRERLVPDLVTWNAMISGLVQSQQAGEAFKLFRDMLVSGIKPNLVTVTGLLPACGLTGSMQRGREIHGLIYRMGLDINIFVASALIDMYSKCGSVKNAQNVFDKIPVKNIASWNAMIGCYGKHGMVESSVQLFERMQEEGMQANEVTFICILSACSHNGLVEEGLKIFRSMKESYGIEVGKEHYACVVDLLCRSGRMVEAYELVKEMPMEVPESIVGAFFNGCKIHGRKDLAKMMAQDILKMELKKPGGYVTLSNIYAADGDWEEVENVRKMMKESNNRKKPGFSWVEKRNEFVGEGKESDEVEMGADKIKKDKNDREPKDLDSTGLGG from the exons atgaaaacacTGCTTCTGAAGTCATTCAATACGTTCCCAAATTGGTTCGCTACGTGTTTGCATAAATGCCTGAAAGAGAAGGCTTTGCGACCCGGCAAGCAAGTTCATGCAACGTTGTTGACTAGTGGGATGGACATGAAGGTGTTGTCTATGAACTCAAAGCTTGTTGGGATGTATGCAAGTTGTGGTGACGTGAGGTCTGCGAGGATGGTGTTTGATAACATTCAGAACCCCAATGTTTTCGCATTGAATTGGATGGTATTGGCTTGTGCGTTTAATGGGTATTATGAAGAGGCAATTGGGTATTTTTGTTTGATGCAAGAACTGGGAAATGTTGGTAATAAGTTCACTTTTTCGATTCTGTTGAAAGCGTGTGTTGGCTTAATGGATGTAAAGAAGGGGAAAGAAGTTCATGCTGTGGGGAAGAAGATGGGTTTTGTAGATGAGGTGTCAGTGGCAAATGCTTTGATTGATATGTACTGTAAATGTGGAAGAGTTTGTTATGCTCAGAGGGTGTTTGATAGGATGGTTAAGAGAGATGTTGCTACTTGGACTTCTTTGATTTGTGGGTATTGTAATATAGGAAAGACTGGAAAAGCTCTTGATTTGTTTCAGAGGATGAAGTTAGAAGAATTAGAACCAAATGATTTCACGTGGAATGCGATGATAGCTGGTTATGCTCGGGGTGGAGATATTAAAGGAGCATTTGCGCTCTTCTCTAGAATGACTAGAGAAAGGTTGGTTCCTGATTTGGTCACTTGGAATGCAATGATTTCTGGTCTAGTGCAAAGCCAGCAAGCTGGCGAAGCATTCAAGTTGTTTCGGGACATGTTGGTTTCAGGGATTAAACCCAATCTTGTGACCGTGACAGGATTGCTCCCTGCATGTGGATTGACAGGTTCAAtgcaaagaggaagagaaattcATGGATTGATATACAGGATGGGGCTTGATATTAATATCTTTGTTGCTAGTGCACTTATTGACATGTACTCAAAATGCGGCAGTGTGAAGAATGCTCAAAATGTTTTTGACAAGATTCCTGTCAAGAATATCGCGTCATGGAATGCCATGATTGGTTGCTATGGGAAGCATGGCATGGTTGAATCGTCAGTACAGTTGTTTGAGAGGATGCAAGAAGAAGGAATGCAGGCAAATGAAGTGACTTTCATTTGCATTCTTTCTGCATGCAGCCATAATGGTTTAGTAGAAGAAGGTTTGAAGATTTTTAGGTCCATGAAAGAGAGTTATGGGATTGAGGTTGGAAAAGAGCATTATGCTTGTGTTGTTGATCTTTTGTGTCGTTCAGGGAGGATGGTAGAAGCTTATGAGTTGGTAAAGGAGATGCCAATGGAAGTGCCAGAGTCAATTGTTGGAGCTTTCTTCAATGGCTGTAAAATCCATGGAAGAAAAGATCTGGCTAAAATGATGGCTCAGGATATTCTGAAGATGGAGTTGAAGAAACCTGGAGGTTATGTGACACTATCAAATATTTATGCTGCTGATGGTGATTGGGAAGAGGTTGAGAATGTAAGGAAGATGATGAAGGAAAGTAACAATCGTAAGAAGCCTGGTTTTAGTTGggtagagaaaagaaatgagttTGTTGGAGAGGGAAAAGAAAGTGATGAAGTTGAAATGGGAGCAG ACAAGATCAAAAAGGACAAAAACGATCGAGAGCCCAAAGATTTAGATTCTACAGGACTTGGTGGTTAA